From Canis lupus familiaris isolate Mischka breed German Shepherd chromosome 23, alternate assembly UU_Cfam_GSD_1.0, whole genome shotgun sequence:
TCCCTCCCCCGAGCTCTGCAGCCGATGCTCGCCGTCTCCGCACACACGGGCCCTGGAGGAGACCGATCCCTTGGCCGCGCACAACTTCGGGAAGTCGCCCCGCCACGACCTGCGCCCGCGGTCGGAGCCAAGCGGCCGCCCCGGGGGCCTGCGAGGGCGGGTGGCAAGTCCCACGGAGGACCGCAGTCTCTCTGCGTTCGCCCCTTCCCTCGGAGGTCCTCGCGTCGCCCGCCGAGATTGTGACGGCCATCCCGACGTGGGGAGGAGTCGGGACACCTGCGGACCCTCGGACACCTGCGGGGCGCGGAGCACGCGCGGGCCCGCCCGCTTGGCCCGGCCCCGCGGCGGCCTCTCGACGATGCGTGGCCGGGGCTGGGCCTCCGCCCCTCGCGCCCAGTGGGTGCGTGGAAACGGGCGGGCACCGGGGGTCGGCGAGGAGCCTCCACAgggcggggagggccggggagggccggggagggcctCGCACCCGGCGCGCCCTCCCGCGGGACTGCTCCGCACCCGCAACCAACCACGCTTtcgcggcgggcggcgcggcccgAGCTCCACTTCCGCCGTCGGCGCCCGTGCGTGACAGTGCGCGTGCGCGCGCTCCTCTCGCGGCGGAAGTAGTAGCGACAAAGCTCGGTCCGCGGCGGGCCCGGGAGTGCGGAGCgtgccggggcggggggcggcgggcggcggggaggggccgAGCGCAGGAGGCGGAGGCGGGCGCAGAGCCGCGCGGCCGCGCCGGAGCGGCCGGGCCGACCGTGACGGGTCCCCTcgcctcctctcctttcccctccccgaCCGCCCTCAGTGCGCTCCCTCCTCACGCCGGGAGCGGGCTCCCGCTTGGCGCCGCCGCTCGGCGGGCCACTCCTTTTCGCCCCAAGCGTGCGGGGCGCTCCCGCGAGCCTCGCGGGTGAgtccccccatccccgccccccgtCCCCGCAGCCCGGAGGACCGGGTTCTGGGGCTTTGGGAGGGCACCAGTGTAACCTCGTGCCCCTCATTTCCAGAAACTTCCAGGTCCTGAGGGAGGGAGCGTCCGGGGATACCCCGGCCCGCGGGTGTCTCTAGGGCGCCGCCCCGCCGGCTGGAGCTGGGGGCGTCGCGGGGGGCtgaggcgggg
This genomic window contains:
- the LOC119877453 gene encoding collagen alpha-1(I) chain-like produces the protein MRGTRLHWCPPKAPEPGPPGCGDGGRGWGDSPARLAGAPRTLGAKRSGPPSGGAKREPAPGVRRERTEGGRGGERRGGEGTRHGRPGRSGAAARLCARLRLLRSAPPRRPPPPAPARSALPGPPRTELCRYYFRRERSARTRTVTHGRRRRKWSSGRAARRESVVGCGCGAVPREGAPGARPSPALPGPPRPVEAPRRPPVPARFHAPTGREGRRPSPGHASSRGRRGAGPSGRARACSAPRRCPRVRRCPDSSPRRDGRHNLGGRREDLRGKGRTQRDCGPPWDLPPALAGPRGGRLAPTAGAGRGGATSRSCARPRDRSPPGPVCAETASIGCRARGRDSAFSDPLEGRATPAELDRFRHQEPDGRSPPLCARASPRNRILNQPIWNHLVSTYEQITNSTTYVGSSFLFLLKHGTVVRESITTISPKEMPSAKVLLPALRLTPATLLHPGSSPLAAAFHLYNRGEKTCSFSNILRICPIIPLRSTSTASQCLPLGPDDAVERKICSSYLPLCTRTSNKNLLLPTPRREQQPLQLHHTQREREAETQAETQAEGEAGSMQGARRGIRSRVSRIAPWAKGRRQTTAPPRDPKASSPSTITLGIKILIYKSHSVHYRLVILQE